The Rhodobacter sp. genome segment TGAACCTGATGCGGCAAGGCGCGGGGGTTGGGGTGGTGCACGACTTTGCGCTGCCCGCCGCGCCGGGGGTGCGCCGGGTGTTGGCCAAGGCGTTCAGCCTGACCCGCGCCTTTTACCTGGTGCGGCACGCCGACGACCGCAACGTGCCGCGTATCGACCGCTTCGCCGAGGCGCTGACGCACGGGATGCGGACCGAGACCCAGCGGCTCGAGCAGATGGTCGAGGACGGGCCCGCCGGGGGCCGTGACGATGCCTTGTCAAATGAAAACAACCCTTGACAGAGTCCCGGGCAGGATGCCGACTGCAAAAAGACAACCCGAGACGAACGGAGGTGCCTCATGATTGTCAGCCAGATTCTCAAGACCAAGGGAACGGGGATCGTGACCATCGCGCCCGGTTCGACGCTCCGTGAGGTGGTCGAATTGCTGTCCACCCGCCGGATCGGGGCCGTGGTGGTCTCGGCCGACGGCAAGGCCGCGCAAGGGATCGTGTCCGAGCGCGACATCGTTCGCGAACTGGGCCGCGCGGGGCCGGCCTGCCTGGACCAGACCGTGGACAAGGTGATGACCCGCGCCATCTATTCCTGCGCGCCGGGCGACACCACGCTTTCGGTGCTGGAAACCATGACCACTCGCCGCTTTCGCCACATGCCGGTGATGGAAGACAACATCATGATCGGCTTCATCTCGATCGGGGATGTGGTCGCGGCGCGCTTGAGCGAATTGCAGGCCGAGAAGGATGCGCTGACCGGCATGATCATGGGCAACTGACCCGAGACCGCAACAGCCATCGCGACCCGGGACCGCAACAGCCATCGCGACCCGGAGCCGGGCAGGGCAGAAGGCCGCGACCGTCCGTTTCTGCACTTGCATTGTTGCGCGCAATATTGTTGCGTGGCCCCGGAATCGACAGCCGCAAGGGGGTGACCATGCGTATCGGACTGTATCCGGGGACCTTCGACCCGCTGACGCTGGGCCATATGGACATCATCACCCGCGCCTGCGCACTGGTGGACCGTCTGGTGATCGGCGTGGCGATCAACCGCGACAAAGGGCCGCTGTTCTCTCTGGACGAACGCGTGGCGATGGTCGAGGGCGAGACGGCGGCGCTGTCCGCGCGCACCGGCGTCGAGATCGTCGTGCACCCGTTCGAGAACCTGCTGATCGACTGCGCCCGCGATGTCGGCGCCGGGGTCATCATCCGGGGTCTGCGCGCGGTCGCGGATTTCGAATACGAATTCCAGATGGTCGGCATGAACCGCGCGCTCGACGACAAGATCGAGACCGTGTTCCTGATGGCCGATGCGCGCCGCCAGGCGATCGCCTCGAAGCTGGTCAAGGAAATCGCCCGCCTGGGGGGCGACGTCACCAAATTCGTGCCCGCGCCGATCAACACCGCGCTGCGCGACCGCTTTGGTCCGGCGCTGAGCCGCGACCGCTGAGCGGCCGCGCCCCCCGCGCCCGCCGCGGGCGCGCGGGCGCGGCACGGGGTCAGGCGGGGGCCGGCGCGCCCTCGAGCGCCTCGAGATCCAGCGCGACGCCGCGCGTGCGGGCGCTGTCCAGCACCGCCTGCCTGAGCCCCGCATCCTTGCGCAGCAGGTCCTGAAAGCGGGCCTCGTCCAGCGTCAGCAGCGTGCAATGCGTGATCGCCGTGGTCCGCCCGCGCCTGAGGCCGCGGCGCAGCAGCGCCAGGTGGCCGAACATCTCGCCCGGGCCCAGCCGCAGCACCACGCCCGCGCGCACCTGCTCGACCGCGCCCGAGGCGATGAACCAGACCTTGCGCGGCACCTCGTTGCGTTCCAGCAGCACGGTGCCGGGCGCGGCGTAATTCGTGCGCATCCGGCGGATCAGCATCGCGCGGCGCGATTCGGGCATGTCGGCGAACAGCGGAAAGGCCGCGATCAGCGTGGTGCGCTGGATCGCCAGATCCAGCCGCGGGCGGCGCGCCTGCGCGTTGCGCCGCCTGGCGATCCCCATCGTCAGCGCGTGACGCAGTTCGGGGCCGATCAGCCCGTCATCGACCAGGGCGGCGTATTCGTGTTCCTCCTGCGCCAGCACCATCTGCCGGATCAGGCGGCGCTCCAGGTCCTCGGCATAACCGGGGAATTGCAGCCTGAGACCGTCCAGCGCACGGTCGGCCTGTTCGATGCGGCGTTCCAGCAGGTCGTGCAGCAGATCCGCCACCCGCTTGCCGTGGATGCGGCGAATCCGGGTGTCGATGAAGCCATGCATCTCGCGCAGGATGGGGCCCAGGGCGACCAGATGTTCGAACCGGTCGGCGGTCTGGCGCGCCAGCAGGCCCGACAGGTGCAGCCGGTTGTGCAGCACGCCCGCCAACCCCTGCAAGGGCCCGCTGCGCTGGACGAAGCGCGCGGTGTTCAGATAGCCCAGCCGCCCGCCGGTGCGCGTGCCCTCGATCAGGCGGTCGGCGTCGGCGACCATGCGCGTGGCCAGCCGGGGCGGCAGCAGCCCGTCACTGAAGCTGGCCATCACCAGATCGCGCTCGCGGCCGGCCAGTGCGACCAGCCCCAGCGTGATGCGGTCGCGGTCAGGGATGTCGGCGCGTTCGTCGGCCTCGGCCACGGCCTGGTCCACCCGGGCGGCGAACCGCTTGGCCTCGTCGCGCACGGTTTCGCGCGCAAGGCCGATCTCGCGCGCGGTTTCGCTGACGGTCTCGCGCACCGATTGCAGGGCGACGGCGACGACCTGCGCCGACAATGCCGCATCCAGGGGCGACAGCCGGTCCAGCCCCAGC includes the following:
- the coaD gene encoding pantetheine-phosphate adenylyltransferase produces the protein MRIGLYPGTFDPLTLGHMDIITRACALVDRLVIGVAINRDKGPLFSLDERVAMVEGETAALSARTGVEIVVHPFENLLIDCARDVGAGVIIRGLRAVADFEYEFQMVGMNRALDDKIETVFLMADARRQAIASKLVKEIARLGGDVTKFVPAPINTALRDRFGPALSRDR
- a CDS encoding cation:proton antiporter, with translation MDLVAIVATASVLFALIGLSEPVADRLRLPSTVILALIGILLGATSALVAWLPPSQALSEAAQLVQNLPIRSNLFLYVFLPTLIFQVSLSIDLRRMLDDWVPILSLAVVAVVVSTLVVGWALVPFSGLSLFACLMIGAIVSTTDPSAVVGIFRATPAPLRLARIVEGESLLNDAAAIALFSLFFAFVAFGIPNPRLTDVVVQFPWLVGGGAASGWLAGRLALAAIARLGDHPLGQVSLSVALPYAVYILAETLLGASGVIAVVAAGLALNFHAPGTLSAGARATLRETWDLLGYWAGGLIFVLAAILIPRLLASAQAFDLVLIAITVVATLAARAAILFGLMPLLTRLNLSPRVEGRQRAAILWGGLRGAVTLALALAVTESFRIPPDIKRQVGIIATGFTLFTLIVQGTSLRWVIHRLGLDRLSPLDAALSAQVVAVALQSVRETVSETAREIGLARETVRDEAKRFAARVDQAVAEADERADIPDRDRITLGLVALAGRERDLVMASFSDGLLPPRLATRMVADADRLIEGTRTGGRLGYLNTARFVQRSGPLQGLAGVLHNRLHLSGLLARQTADRFEHLVALGPILREMHGFIDTRIRRIHGKRVADLLHDLLERRIEQADRALDGLRLQFPGYAEDLERRLIRQMVLAQEEHEYAALVDDGLIGPELRHALTMGIARRRNAQARRPRLDLAIQRTTLIAAFPLFADMPESRRAMLIRRMRTNYAAPGTVLLERNEVPRKVWFIASGAVEQVRAGVVLRLGPGEMFGHLALLRRGLRRGRTTAITHCTLLTLDEARFQDLLRKDAGLRQAVLDSARTRGVALDLEALEGAPAPA
- a CDS encoding CBS domain-containing protein — its product is MIVSQILKTKGTGIVTIAPGSTLREVVELLSTRRIGAVVVSADGKAAQGIVSERDIVRELGRAGPACLDQTVDKVMTRAIYSCAPGDTTLSVLETMTTRRFRHMPVMEDNIMIGFISIGDVVAARLSELQAEKDALTGMIMGN